The Parcubacteria group bacterium genome has a window encoding:
- a CDS encoding NUDIX domain-containing protein, with protein MLKIACKNNFDKIVDVPADKFVFRPSAYGVIVQDDRVLMLRNRSNGKLWFPGGGVDIGEKIDNGLYREMQDETGLQVEINNMVLFKENFFTINH; from the coding sequence ATGTTAAAAATTGCGTGTAAAAATAATTTTGACAAAATAGTTGATGTGCCAGCGGATAAATTCGTCTTTCGTCCCAGTGCGTACGGTGTGATCGTTCAAGATGATCGTGTGCTTATGTTGCGCAATAGAAGTAATGGAAAATTGTGGTTTCCTGGTGGCGGTGTGGATATTGGTGAAAAGATCGATAATGGATTGTACAGAGAAATGCAAGATGAGACGGGGTTGCAGGTCGAGATCAATAATATGGTTCTTTTTAAAGAGAATTTTTTTACTATCAACCATTAG
- a CDS encoding GIY-YIG nuclease family protein, protein MKNYFVYILASKRNGTLYIGITSNLQRRIYEHKTKQIKGFTERYGVDHLVYFEQTTDVYSALTREKQLKKYNRLWKLRLIEEQNPQWQDLSEDL, encoded by the coding sequence ATGAAAAACTATTTTGTTTATATATTGGCAAGCAAAAGAAATGGCACTCTTTATATTGGTATAACGAGCAATTTGCAAAGACGCATATATGAGCATAAAACAAAACAGATTAAAGGATTCACAGAAAGATATGGCGTAGATCATCTTGTATATTTTGAGCAGACGACGGATGTGTACAGTGCTCTAACAAGGGAAAAACAATTAAAAAAGTATAACAGACTATGGAAATTGCGATTGATTGAAGAACAGAATCCGCAGTGGCAGGATCTTTCAGAAGATTTGTAA
- a CDS encoding YdcF family protein: MKKFIKICIALIAIIFTVIFASAFYTIANYFHASTEPKDCAVVFGAAVWRDAIPSHALYDRTMTGIGLYKNNTVSCLVLSGGPSTYGAHEVDVMLDLAQKNNVATEDIIEDYNGLNTHATIKNLPKNKSFVFVSNDFHLGRIAVLARQHGITDFSLHRANYYHGRYFKEPQFFIHEVIGTIYYFFHINVLI; encoded by the coding sequence ATGAAAAAATTCATCAAGATCTGCATTGCGCTGATTGCTATAATATTTACAGTCATCTTTGCAAGCGCATTTTACACAATTGCAAATTATTTCCATGCATCCACAGAGCCAAAAGATTGCGCTGTGGTGTTTGGTGCTGCCGTGTGGCGTGATGCCATCCCATCACATGCACTCTATGACCGCACAATGACCGGCATTGGATTATATAAGAATAATACTGTGTCCTGCCTTGTTCTTTCCGGCGGTCCCAGTACGTATGGCGCACACGAAGTAGACGTCATGCTAGACTTGGCGCAAAAAAACAACGTTGCCACCGAAGACATCATCGAGGATTACAACGGACTCAACACGCACGCCACGATCAAAAATCTCCCCAAAAATAAAAGTTTTGTCTTTGTTTCCAATGACTTTCATCTCGGACGCATCGCCGTCCTTGCGAGACAACATGGCATTACAGATTTTTCTCTCCACCGTGCAAACTACTATCACGGTCGCTACTTCAAAGAGCCCCAATTTTTCATCCATGAAGTGATTGGCACGATCTACTATTTCTTCCACATCAATGTGTTGATCTAA
- the gatB gene encoding Asp-tRNA(Asn)/Glu-tRNA(Gln) amidotransferase subunit GatB, whose product MSKKYNVTIGMEIHVELKTESKMFSGAPNHLGMEKTPNMSIDPVTMALPGSLPVPNRKAIEFVQKAGLALDCEIARKSKFDRKNYFYPDLPKGYQISQYDMPLCEHGKVMIGDKEVGITRIHMEEDTGKSTHPAGASYSLVDLNRAGVPLMELVTEPDITSGAQARMFCQKLQQIFRYIDIADADMEKGQMRCEVNISLYKEGADRLSGQKVEVKNLSSFRVVERAIDYEIERQAKALDGGEVIVQETRGWDDAKGKTVSQRKKENAHDYRYFPEPDIPPMTFTDEYVEQLRRTLPELPRQKEERFIKEYGLSVQNCSVITADIAMANYFEHVVSEIMEKKASGEMRSEPEKAIKLAANYLVSEVQKHLVKEGQSIDDIKISAENFAELMAIVADGTINSSAAQIVLEEMFYGKDDDPSHIIEAKNLSQVSDTGALEQHVDDVLAQNAQSVEDYKAGKENAIKYLMGQVMKVSGGKANPQMVMEILKEKLK is encoded by the coding sequence ATGTCAAAAAAGTATAACGTGACAATCGGTATGGAGATCCATGTGGAGCTCAAGACAGAGTCAAAGATGTTTTCCGGTGCGCCAAATCATTTGGGTATGGAGAAGACGCCAAACATGTCGATCGATCCCGTGACGATGGCGCTGCCGGGCAGTTTGCCGGTGCCAAACAGGAAGGCGATCGAATTTGTCCAAAAAGCGGGACTCGCATTGGACTGTGAGATCGCGCGCAAAAGCAAATTTGATCGCAAAAATTATTTTTATCCCGATCTGCCAAAGGGGTATCAGATCTCGCAATACGATATGCCTCTGTGTGAGCATGGCAAGGTGATGATCGGCGATAAAGAGGTTGGCATTACGCGTATCCACATGGAAGAGGACACAGGGAAATCCACGCATCCGGCCGGTGCGTCATATTCCCTTGTGGATCTCAATCGTGCGGGTGTGCCTCTTATGGAACTCGTGACCGAGCCGGATATCACCAGCGGAGCGCAGGCGAGAATGTTTTGTCAGAAGTTACAGCAGATCTTTCGCTATATCGATATCGCCGATGCGGATATGGAAAAAGGACAGATGCGCTGTGAGGTGAACATTTCTCTTTATAAAGAAGGTGCCGATCGTCTTAGTGGACAGAAGGTGGAGGTAAAAAATCTCAGTTCATTTCGTGTTGTAGAAAGAGCGATCGATTATGAGATCGAACGGCAAGCCAAGGCGTTGGATGGTGGCGAAGTGATCGTGCAAGAGACGCGCGGATGGGATGATGCAAAAGGTAAGACTGTATCACAACGCAAAAAAGAAAATGCGCATGATTATCGCTATTTCCCGGAGCCGGATATTCCGCCGATGACATTTACCGACGAGTACGTGGAGCAATTGCGTCGTACTTTGCCGGAGTTGCCGCGACAAAAGGAAGAGCGTTTTATCAAAGAATACGGTCTGAGTGTGCAAAACTGCTCTGTAATCACGGCGGATATCGCGATGGCAAATTACTTTGAGCATGTTGTCAGTGAGATCATGGAAAAAAAGGCGTCCGGTGAAATGCGATCCGAACCCGAAAAGGCCATAAAACTTGCCGCAAACTATTTGGTCAGCGAAGTGCAAAAACATCTCGTCAAAGAAGGACAGAGCATTGATGATATAAAAATTTCCGCGGAGAATTTTGCCGAACTCATGGCAATCGTTGCAGATGGCACGATCAATTCGTCGGCGGCACAGATCGTTTTGGAAGAAATGTTTTATGGTAAGGACGATGACCCAAGTCATATTATCGAAGCAAAAAATCTCTCACAGGTGTCAGACACGGGTGCATTGGAACAGCATGTCGATGACGTTCTTGCGCAGAATGCACAGTCTGTGGAGGATTACAAAGCCGGCAAAGAAAATGCGATCAAGTACCTTATGGGACAAGTAATGAAAGTTTCCGGCGGAAAAGCCAATCCACAAATGGTGATGGAGATCTTGAAAGAAAAGTTGAAATAA
- a CDS encoding nucleoside triphosphate pyrophosphohydrolase family protein, which produces MNFSEYQSESRKTALYPDVGKNFVYPTLGLAGEAGEVADKLKKTIRDDGGVLTAEKKQEVGKELGDVLWYVAQVASELGLSLDEVAQANLEKLFSRKERGTLTGSGDNR; this is translated from the coding sequence ATGAATTTCAGTGAATATCAAAGTGAATCACGCAAAACAGCGCTGTATCCTGATGTGGGGAAGAATTTCGTCTATCCGACGCTTGGGTTGGCGGGTGAGGCGGGGGAAGTGGCGGACAAGCTCAAAAAGACGATCCGTGATGATGGCGGTGTTTTGACAGCAGAAAAAAAACAGGAAGTAGGCAAGGAATTGGGCGATGTGCTTTGGTACGTGGCACAGGTTGCGTCGGAGCTTGGACTGTCGCTTGATGAAGTCGCACAGGCAAATTTGGAGAAATTATTTAGTCGTAAAGAGCGCGGGACATTGACCGGGAGCGGAGACAATCGATAG
- a CDS encoding four helix bundle protein: protein MSEDYHKSIYSYTDLDVYKRAYKLSIIVCTKLIIKLPKEEQFVLVDQLRRSFKAIPRLIAEGFGKKHQKKGFQKYLDDAIAENNETIVSLSHVRDIYHKCVNKSSIEKMISEYEIVGKQLFRLKQSWNKFSQ, encoded by the coding sequence ATGTCAGAAGATTATCACAAAAGCATTTATAGTTATACGGATTTGGATGTTTATAAGAGAGCATATAAATTGTCTATTATTGTATGTACAAAGTTGATCATCAAGTTGCCAAAAGAAGAGCAATTCGTTCTTGTGGATCAGTTGCGAAGATCGTTCAAAGCAATACCGCGTTTGATTGCAGAGGGATTTGGTAAAAAACATCAGAAAAAAGGTTTTCAAAAATATTTAGATGATGCAATTGCTGAAAATAATGAAACGATTGTGAGCCTTTCACATGTACGAGATATTTACCATAAGTGTGTAAATAAATCATCAATAGAAAAAATGATCAGTGAATATGAGATTGTGGGCAAACAACTGTTTAGATTAAAACAAAGTTGGAACAAATTTTCTCAATGA
- the miaA gene encoding tRNA (adenosine(37)-N6)-dimethylallyltransferase MiaA, producing the protein MPKRITIIGPTASGKSAIAIALAKQFSGEIISADSRQIHRNLTIGTGKEPGHLTLYTDFSGCKKSVYLSNGIRHHMIDIVHPNTPYNAGKFVRKAMRIQKDIQQRKKLPIICGGTLFWAQALIENAVFPSVLPNPPLRTSLQKSTCTQLLATLRSLDPIYAQKIDPNNPVRLIRAIEIATALGSVPQEKRIPIDPQSDLILAIMHPRDILNARIEKRMDTWFDTGIFDEIIHAHHTLHVPWSRLESFGLEYKWCTRYVRGQVSFDLMRDNTIRDLKHYAKRQETWIRRWEKQNAPIRRITKEKEAHTFAKKFLYTP; encoded by the coding sequence ATGCCGAAGCGTATCACCATCATCGGACCGACTGCCTCAGGCAAATCAGCTATCGCCATTGCTCTGGCGAAGCAATTTTCCGGTGAGATCATCAGTGCAGACTCGCGCCAAATCCACCGCAACCTTACAATTGGCACCGGCAAAGAACCCGGACATCTTACGTTGTATACGGATTTTTCCGGTTGCAAGAAATCCGTCTATCTTTCCAATGGCATTCGTCATCACATGATCGATATTGTCCATCCCAACACCCCATACAACGCAGGAAAATTTGTTCGCAAAGCCATGCGCATTCAAAAAGACATCCAGCAAAGGAAAAAATTGCCGATCATCTGCGGTGGCACACTGTTTTGGGCACAAGCACTCATTGAAAATGCGGTATTCCCCTCCGTACTGCCAAATCCTCCTTTACGCACATCGTTGCAAAAATCAACATGCACACAATTACTCGCCACACTGCGATCACTGGATCCCATCTATGCGCAAAAGATCGATCCCAATAATCCTGTCCGACTCATCCGCGCGATCGAAATCGCCACAGCACTTGGAAGCGTACCGCAAGAAAAGCGCATACCGATCGATCCGCAGAGCGACCTCATCCTCGCAATCATGCATCCGCGTGATATACTAAACGCGCGCATTGAAAAACGCATGGACACATGGTTTGATACCGGCATTTTTGACGAGATCATCCATGCACATCATACCCTTCATGTGCCTTGGTCACGTTTGGAAAGCTTTGGACTGGAGTACAAGTGGTGTACACGCTATGTGCGAGGACAAGTCTCATTTGATCTCATGCGCGACAATACGATCCGCGACCTCAAACACTATGCCAAAAGACAAGAGACCTGGATCCGCCGCTGGGAGAAACAAAATGCACCGATCAGGCGTATTACAAAAGAGAAAGAAGCACATACATTTGCAAAGAAATTTTTATACACACCATAA